From Hylaeus volcanicus isolate JK05 chromosome 2, UHH_iyHylVolc1.0_haploid, whole genome shotgun sequence, the proteins below share one genomic window:
- the LOC128872709 gene encoding threonine aspartase 1 yields MSDANQGFIAVHVGAGRHSETLKEKYQKLCRQACKVGIQNLKCGGSTLDTVVETVTILENSPLTNAGFGSNLTLEGTVECDASVMDGTTLQFGAVGAVSGIKNPVLLAKRLCEQQSIKIACGRIPPSFLVGNGAHVWAQEMGIQTLPPDQLISMKAQKLYKHYKRKVEDSNIEVYNCVKKRMDTVGAVCVDKQGNIAAACSSGGIILKYPGRVGQAGVWGCGAWAYKDKYSIGTCTSGCGEHLIRTSLARTVAEAISDSPCPTTSLHTAMKVDFIESKFLCGLEQKLGGVIAIRYAAQEGLGDFLWSHSANSMIIGYMNSSEQTPVSHMSILPSHEVGKKAVVEGICFKIGDNIDS; encoded by the exons ATGAGTGATGCTAATCAAGGGTTTATTGCTGTGCATGTGg gAGCAGGACGACATTCGGAAACTCTTAAGGAAAAATATCAGAAATTATGTCGCCAAGCATGCAAAGTA ggaatacaaaatttaaaatgtggAGGAAGTACATTAGATACAGTAGTGGAAACAGTGACTATATTAGAAAATTCTCCATTAACAAATGCTGGGTTTGGCTCTAATCTTACTTTAGAAGGAACAGTAGAATGCGATGCCAGTGTTATGGATGGTACAACATTACAATTTGGAGCAGTTGGTGCAGTTAGTGGAATAAAAAATCCTGTTTTATTAGCAAAACGTCTTTGTGAACAacaatcgattaaaattgcatGTGGTAGAATTCCACCAAG TTTTCTAGTTGGGAATGGAGCACATGTATGGGCACAAGAAATGGGAATACAAACTTTACCTCCagatcaattaatttcaa TGAAAGCTCAGAAGTTATATAAACACTATAAAAGGAAAGTGGAAGATTCTAACATAGAAGTTTACAAT tgtgttaaaaaaagaatggatACAGTTGGTGCAGTATGTGTTGATAAACAAGGAAATATTGCTGCAGCTTGTTCCAGTGGTGgcataattttaaaatacccAGGAAGAGTAGGACAG GCTGGTGTATGGGGATGTGGTGCTTGGGCATAcaaagataaatattcaataggAACATGTACATCAGGTTGTGGAGAACACTTGATTCGGACTTCATTAGCGCGAACAGTTGCAGAAGCTATTTCAGATAGTCCTTGTCCCACTACCAGTTTGCATACCGCTATGAAAGTTGATTTTATCG AGTCAAAATTTCTATGTGGACTTGAACAGAAACTCGGAGGTGTTATTGCTATACGATACGCAGCACAGGAAGGATTAGGAGATTTCTTATGGAGCCACTCAGCCAATTCAATGATAATAGGCTATATGAATTCTAGCGAACAAACACCAGTG AGTCACATGTCCATTTTGCCATCCCACGAAGTTGGAAAAAAAGCAGTGGTTGAAggaatatgttttaaaattggTGACAATATTGATAGTTGA
- the LOC128872711 gene encoding tubulin-folding cofactor B, with amino-acid sequence MSAYGVVTSDFINLSITNSNQQSYCVERRFQKGITIDEFKGKLELVTGGNPLTMIIEVYDKNNQLICKLDDGQRLLGSYPIDDGMRVHIIDNFSRTDESLNNIDKFEISEEEYAKRPDTVKAFLEKNKLGKYDEEKMKKKIEEKRQEEEAEAAAAQSCKVGDRCEVCVPNQPKRRATIMYVGKTQFKEGWWIGVKYDEPLGKNNGTVNGKKYFECLPNYGGFIKPIHIKVGDFPEEEFDLDEEL; translated from the exons ATGAGTGCTTACGGTGTAGTGACAAgcgattttataaatttatctaTTACTAACTCTAATCAGCAGTCATATTGCGTAGAACGAAGATTTCAGAAAGGAATAACCATTGATGAATTTAAG GGAAAATTGGAACTTGTAACTGGTGGAAATCCGTTGACAATGATAATTGAAGTATATGATAAGAACaatcaattaatttgtaaattggACGATGGTCAACGACTTTTAGGATCATACCCAATTGATGATGGAATGCGAGTGCAT ATAATAGACAATTTTTCTCGTACCGATGAAAGTCTTAataatattgacaaatttgaaatatctgAAGAAGAATATGCCAAAAGACCAG ATACTGTGAAAGCATTtttggagaaaaataaattgggaAAGTACgatgaagaaaaaatgaagaaaaaaatagaggaAAAACGGCAAGAAGAAGAGGCAGAAGCAGCAGCAGCTCAATCATGCAAAGTTGGTGATCGTTGTGAAGTTTGTGTACCAAATCAACCAAAACGTAGAGCTACCATTATGTATGTTG GTAAAACACAATTTAAGGAAGGTTGGTGGATCGGTGTAAAATATGATGAACCACTTGGTAAAAATAATGGAAC tgttaatggaaaaaagtattttgaaTGTTTGCCAAACTATGGTGGATTTATAAAACCAATACATATAAAAGTGGGAGATTTTCCAGAAGAAGAGTTTGACTTGGATGAagaactttga
- the LOC128872703 gene encoding exostosin-2, which translates to MVLITRMSHKTNRISYHYHNVFVICLLIFTFFIILIATYHIFKFGNTQKHSVHNTISLNDLNSLHVQMLDANSLIADITNYSCTYFGCFNVYRCGSQGNKLLVYVYPPKIYVDASERPITSQMTKEFYQILSTIISSKFYTPNPYEACIFIPSIDTLNQNRLKLHEVSQALKALPFWNNGENHLIFNMVPGSVPDYSTIIDVPIGKAMIAGAGMSSLTYRFGFDISLPVYSSLTNNFKPYFNNTRMWLVISSQININSAFEQDLMEIKSISPKDLLILGPCLHYTSMNTTVRCTGEDVYKYPSVLQTATFCLVIRGARLGQSTLLECMAAGSIPVIIADSLIMPFYGVIDWTRAAIFIREVDVLTMIPVLKKVSQQRITELREQGAWLYEKYFQSMEKITLTTLEILTDRVFPHLAKNYMFWNVPPHKDTTSPLYLPATAPKTRGFTAVILTYDRLELLFLLINKLVKVPSLSKVLVIWNNQHKDPPHSSKWPKLSKPLKIIQTKENKLSNRFYPYDEIETEAVLSIDDDIIMLTADEVEFAYEVWREFPDRIVGFPSRIHIWDNGTNCWKYESEWTNSISMVLTGAAFHHKYWNYMYITAMPGDIREWVDEHMNCEDIAMNFLVANITGKAPIKVTPKKKFRCPECTNTEMLSADLTHMMERTQCINRFSSIYGSMPLQSVEFRADPVLFKDIFPEKLKRFNDIGSL; encoded by the exons ATGGTACTAATAACAAGAATGTCCCATAAAACAAATAGAATCTCATACCATTATCACAATGTTTTTGTGATatgtttgttaatatttacatttttcattattttaattgcaacataccatattttcaaatttggaaACACACAGAAACATTCTGTACATAATACCATATCTCTCAATGACTTAAATTCTTTGCATGTACAAATGTTGGATGCAAATTCTCTGATAGCAGATATTACAAATTACTCTTGTACATATTTTGGttgttttaatgtttatcGCTGCGGTAGTCAAGGAAATAAACTTTTAGTATATGTTTATCCACCAAAAATATATGTGGATGCTTCAGAAAGACCTATAACAAGTCAAAtgacaaaagaattttatcaaattttaagtaCCATCATCTCAAGTAAATTTTACACACCTAATCCATATGAagcttgtatttttattccttcAATTGATACATTAAATCAGAACCGATTGAAGTTGCATGAAGTATCACAAGCTCTGAAGGCCTTGCCATT TTGGAATAATGGAGAAAATCatcttatatttaatatggTACCTGGAAGTGTGCCAGATTATAGTACAATCATTGATGTACCCATTGGAAAGGCAATGATTGCAGGTGCAGGAATGTCATCATTAACTTATAGATTTGGTTTTGATATTAGTTTACCAGTATATAGTTCTcttacaaacaattttaaaccatattttaataatacaag gatgTGGTTAGTTATTTCATCtcagattaatattaattctgcTTTTGAGCAAGATTTAATGGAAATTAAGTCTATATCGCCAAAAGATCTTTTAATATTAGGTCCATGTTTACATTATACCTCTATGAATACTACAGTTCGATGTACAGGTGAAgatgtttataaatatccCAGCGTACTTCAA acAGCAACATTTTGTCTAGTGATTCGTGGTGCAAGACTTGGTCAGAGTACACTTCTAGAATGTATGGCAGCAGGTAGTATACCTGTAATTATAGCTGATTCTCTTATAATGCCTTTTTATGGTGTGATTGATTGGACCAG GGCTGCTATATTTATACGCGAAGTAGATGTTCTGACAATGATACCCGTTTTGAAAAAAGTATCTCAACAACGAATTACAGAACTTAGAGAACAAGGAGCATGGCtttatgagaaatattttcaatctatggaaaaaataacattaactaCACTAGAAATACTTACAGATCGTGTATTTCCGCATTTAGCTAAAAACTATATGTTTTGGAACGTACCACCACACAAgga TACTACATCACCACTTTATTTACCTGCAACTGCACCAAAAACTCGAGGGTTTACTGCAGTGATTCTAACGTATGATAGATTGGAATTGTTGTTTCTCTTGATCAATAAACTTGTTAAAGTACCAAGTTTGTCTAAAGTTCTGGTAATATGGAACAATCAACATAAAGATCCACCACACt CATCTAAATGGCCAAAGTTGAGTAAaccattaaaaattatacaaacaaaagaaaataaattatctaacAGATTTTATCCTTATgatgaaattgaaactgaaGCAGTCTTATCGATAGATGATGATATTATAATGTTGACTGCCGATGAAGTAGAATTTGCTTACGAG gTTTGGAGGGAGTTCCCAGATCGAATAGTTGGTTTTCCTTCTCGAATTCACATATGGGATAATGGAACTAATTGTTGGAAATATGAAAGTGAATGGACTAATAGCATTTCTATGGTTTTAACTGGAGCTGCATTTCATCATAAA tattggaattatatgtatattactgCTATGCCAGGTGATATAAGAGAATGGGTTGATGAACATATGAATTGTGAAGATATAGCTATGAACTTTTTAGTAGCAAATATTACAGGAAAAGCACCAATAAAG GTAAcaccgaaaaagaaatttcgatgTCCAGAATGTACGAACACCGAAATGCTTTCGGCAGATTTAACGCATATGATGGAACGTACGCAATGCATAAACCGATTCTCTTCAATTTACGGATCTATGCCACTACAATCAGTCGAATTTCGCGCAGATCCAGTTTTGTTCAAAGATATATTTCCTGAAAAGCTCAAGAGGTTTAATGATATTGgaagtttataa
- the LOC128872707 gene encoding katanin p60 ATPase-containing subunit A-like 1 encodes MMAVSINEICENTKLAREMALTGNYDTSGVYYQSVVQQIHRLLASIVDATRKAKWQLVQHQIVQEFEKVKATSNTLQLFKVETHSERLLGTSCLSFEEPTRDPTLWSYNNSDTSWNQPLGRDPDVWPPLTPIEQKNIRPLKNQPKQQNRTNTRKSVVTGKKSDAKTIVKKDDRKVLRKEDMNKEKSETEKVDVEVEERKFEPSGHDKDLVDLLERDIVQKNPNIHWDDIADLHEAKRLLEEAVVLPMWMPDFFKGIRRPWKGVLMVGPPGTGKTMLAKAVATECGTTFFNVSSSTLTSKYRGESEKLVRLLFEMARFYAPSTIFIDEIDSLCSRRGSESEHEASRRVKSELLVQMDGISSNSEDPSKVVMVLAATNFPWDIDEALRRRLEKRIYIPLPNHEGREALLKINLREVKVDTSVNLADIAKKLEGYSGADITNVCRDASMMSMRKKIAGLKPDQIRQLPKEELDLPVSAADFDEAVERCNKSVSQEDLEKYEKWMSEFGSS; translated from the exons atgaTGGCAGTTTCAATCAATGAGATATGTGAAAATACCAAGTTGGCTCGGGAAATGGCATTAACTGGAAACTATGATACGTCTGGAGTTTACTATCAAAGTGTTGTACAGCAAATTCATAGATTACTTGCAAGCATTGTAGATGCTACACGAAAAGCCAAGTGGCAACTTGTTCAACATCAAATTGttcaagaatttgaaaaagtaaagGCAACATCAAACACTCTACAGCTTTTTAAAGTAGAAACACACAGTGAAAGACTATTAg GTACTTCATGTTTATCATTTGAAGAACCTACGAGAGATCCAACTTTATGGAGCTATAATAATTCAGATACTTCTTGGAATCAACCTTTGGGGAGAGATCCAGATGTATGGCCACCTTTGACACCCATAGAacaaaa aaatatcagACCACTGAAAAATCAACCAAAACAAcaaaatcgtacaaatacaCGAAAATCAGTTGTTACAGGAAAAAAATCAGATGCTAAAACAATTGTTAAGAAAGATGATAGAAAAGTGTTACGAAAAGAAGATATGAATAAA gaAAAATCAGAAACTGAAAAGGTTGATGTAGAAGTAGAAGAACGGAAATTTGAACCATCTGGACATGATAAAGATCTAGTAGATTTGCTAG AGAGAGATATTGTTCAAAAAAATCCAAACATTCATTGGGATGACATAGCTGATTTGCATGAAGCAAAACGACTATTAGAAGAAGCTGTTGTACTTCCAATGTGGATGCCAGATTTCTTTAAA GGAATTCGTCGTCCTTGGAAAGGAGTACTTATGGTTGGACCTCCAGGTACTGGAAAAACAATGCTTGCAAAAGCAGTAGCCACAGAATGTGGAACAACATTCTTCAATGTATCATCTTCTACTCTAACTTCAAAATATAGAGGAGAGTCAGAAAAACTTGTTCGTCTTCTTTTTGAAATg GCTAGATTTTATGCACCTAGTACAATCTTCATTGATGAAATCGACTCCCTATGCTCTAGAAGAGGATCTGAATCTGAACATGAAGCTTCTCGACGAGTAAAGTCAGAACTTCTTGTTCAAATGGATGGCATAAGCTCAAACAG TGAAGACCCAAGTAAAGTCGTAATGGTACTGGCAGCAACAAATTTTCCATGGGACATTGATGAAGCTCTTCGAAGACGATTGGAAAAACGTATTTACATTCCACTACCAAATC ATGAAGGTAGAGAggcgttattaaaaattaaccttCGCGAAGTAAAAGTAGATACATCTGTAAATTTAGCAGATATCGCAAAAAAGTTGGAAGGTTATTCTGGTGCAGATATTACAAACGTTTGCAG AGATGCGTCTATGATGTCGATGCGAAAGAAAATTGCAGGTTTAAAACCTGATCAAATCAGACAACTACCAAAAGAAGAATTGGATTTACCTGTATCCGCTGCGGACTTTGATGAAGCTGTCGAGAGATGTAATAAAAGTGTTTCTCAAgaagatttagaaaaatatgaaaaatggaTGAGTGAATTCGGATCATCTTGA
- the LOC128872705 gene encoding sentrin-specific protease 1-like yields MFSFIKRLFEWVDEASRKRRAASVSIEKEFVTPKKHCCDYKTANDDEESIEIKDDSDSDDVQIVTNRKQSPIKSSSRLNGSCSSREEPFTCYGSHFSMSKPDQCYDKLSRVQNGTHQRCPTLTNTHRLREKSQYDELLQNFLPRRIDVICTKHEEKVPTPEVVEIIDIEKSGSSTPKPQQMSEKYGTTLQMHWNTHYREKKNKDKKDKIVTINLDNDKKDMAIHSICDQTQSNKKNVSIDKSVPSKCIKSVATNSLRDQLAARAIFRNDFVPQTTKRYNERIERRYKEAEELKKLTYMLSRHNRLAREAALEEQLAQSMKLCEAVLDESEEPDETLPTLTKQMLQDVKNALFPRPPDEVLVEGFGLRITRKDIHTLADLNWLNDEVINFYMNLLIARSSNDKYPKVHAMNTFFYPKLVSGGHASLKRWTRKIDIFAQDLVVVPVHLGVHWCMSIIDFRDKSIRYYDSMCGSNSQCLSALRQYLEDESLDKKKQHYDTSNWKLECVKNIPQQMNGSDCGVFSCMFAEYICANRKITFTQDDMPYFRNKMVYEILTSKLL; encoded by the coding sequence ATGTttagttttataaaaagattgtTTGAATGGGTAGATGAGGCATCCAGGAAACGTAGGGCAGCCTCTGTTagtatagaaaaagaatttgttacTCCAAAAAAACACTGTTGTGACTATAAAACTGCGAACGACGATGAAGAATCCATCGAAATTAAAGATGACAGTGACAGTGATGATGTCCAAATTGTAACTAACCGTAAACAGTCTCCCATTAAATCGTCAAGTAGATTGAACGGTTCATGCAGTAGTAGGGAAGAACCATTTACTTGTTACGGATCACATTTTTCCATGTCTAAACCTGATCAGTGTTATGATAAATTAAGTAGAGTACAAAATGGTACTCATCAACGATGTCCTACATTAACCAACACTCATCGCTTGAGAGAAAAAAGTCAATACGATGAATTACTACAAAACTTTCTCCCACGTAGGATAGATGTTATATGTACTAAACATGAAGAAAAAGTACCGACACCAGAAGTGGTAGAAATAATAGATATAGAAAAATCTGGTTCATCAACTCCTAAACCTCAACAAATGTCCGAAAAATATGGCACAACATTACAAATGCATTGGAATACTCAttacagagaaaaaaagaataaagataaaaaagataaaatagtAACTATTAATCTGGATAACGATAAAAAAGATATGGCAATACATTCCATTTGTGATCAAACACagtctaataaaaaaaatgttagtaTAGATAAATCAGTTCCATCTAAATGTATTAAATCTGTAGCAACAAATTCATTACGAGACCAATTAGCAGCTAGAGCTATATTCAGGAATGACTTTGTACCTCAAACAACAAAACGGTATAATGAACGAATAGAACGACGTTACAAGGAGGCAGAAGAGCTTAAAAAGTTAACGTATATGTTGTCTAGACATAATCGTTTAGCAAGAGAAGCTGCTTTAGAAGAGCAATTAGCTCAATCTATGAAATTATGCGAAGCTGTCCTGGATGAAAGCGAAGAACCAGATGAAACATTGCCTACTTTAACAAAACAAATGCTACAAGATGTAAAAAATGCACTTTTTCCTCGACCACCAGACGAAGTTCTTGTCGAAGGTTTTGGCCTAAGAATTACAAGGAAAGACATTCATACATTAGCTGACTTAAATTGGTTAAACGATgaagtaatcaatttttatatgaactTATTAATAGCTAGAAGCAGTAATGATAAGTATCCAAAAGTACATGctatgaatacatttttctatccaAAATTAGTTTCGGGTGGTCACGCATCGTTAAAACGGTGgacgagaaaaattgatatatttgcACAAGATCTTGTAGTTGTTCCTGTACATCTAGGTGTTCATTGGTGTATGTCGATAATTGATTTTAGAGATAAGTCTATTCGTTATTATGATAGTATGTGTGGCAGCAATTCACAATGTTTATCAGCCTTGCGTCAATATTTAGAAGATGAAAGCTTagacaaaaagaaacaacattaTGATACAAGTAATTGGAAGTTGGAGTGTGTCAAAAATATTCCACAGCAAATGAATGGAAGTGATTGTGGtgttttttcttgtatgtTTGCTGAATATATTTGTGCAAATAGGAAAATCACATTTACACAAGACGATATGccatattttcgaaacaaaatggtttatgaaatattaacatcCAAGcttctataa
- the LOC128872713 gene encoding RNA-binding motif protein, X-linked 2-like, whose amino-acid sequence MNPLTNVKNIQKLGEQELYGNRKTSWHNQYKDSAWIFVGGLPYDLTEGDIITIFSQHGEVVNINLIRDKDTGKQKGYGFLCYEDQRSTVLAVDNFNGIKILGRTIRVDHVANYKAPKDSKNIDEETKRLRKEGCAPKHF is encoded by the exons atgAATCCCTTAAC aaatgtaaaaaatatacaaaaactTGGAGAACAAGAATTATATGGTAACAGAAAAACATCTTGGCATAACCAATACAAAGATAGCGCTTGGATTTTTGTTGGTGGTTTACCATATGATTTAACAGAAGGTGACATTATAACCATATTTTCCCA gCATGGAGAAgtggtaaatataaatttaattagggACAAAGATACAGGGAAACAAAAAGGATATGGTTTTTTGTGTTACGAGGACCAAAGAAGTACTGTATTAGCTGTTGATAATTTTAATGGCATTAAG ATTTTAGGTAGAACAATACGAGTAGACCATGTAGCAAACTATAAAGCACCAAAAGATTCAAAGAATATTGATGAAGAGACTAAACGACTGAGAAAAGAAGGCTGTGCtccaaaacatttttaa
- the LOC128872708 gene encoding pleiotropic regulator 1, with protein sequence MDVQRHSVHTLVFRSLKRTHDMFLLNQGTLPPVDSNLQKVKKSVKAKDCYGPVLERVRDNNIMKIQNENENADPPPPGDESFGGSNNTAIVSYNPMQNNNSIMMAQTNSGSNVVNNTVMVPQKKTPSMAKPKWHAPWKLYRVISGHLGWVRCCAVEPGNEWFATGSADRVIKIWDLASGKLKVSLTGHISSVRGLAFSQRHPYLFSCGEDRQVKCWDLEYNKVIRHYHGHLSAVYSMALHPSIDVLVTAGRDSTARVWDMRTKANVHTLVGHTNTVASVICQIAEPQIVTGSHDCTIRLWDLAAGKSRATLTNHKKSVRAVTFHPSLYMFASASPDNIKQWKCPEGKFIQNLSGHNAIVNCLAVNADGVLVSGADNGTMHLWDWRTGYNFQRLQAPVQPGSMDSEAGVFSITFDMSSTRMITTEADKTIKVYKEDETATEETHPVNWRPDIIKRRKY encoded by the exons ATG gatGTTCAAAGGCATTCTGTACATACTCTTGTATTTAGATCTTTAAAAAGAACACATgatatgtttttgttaaatCAAGGCACTTTACCACCTGTGGATTCTAATTT GCAAAAAGTGAAGAAATCTGTAAAAGCAAAAGACTGTTACGGCCCAGTATTAGAGCGTGTTAGAGATAACAAcataatgaaaatacagaatgaaaatgaaaatgctgATCCTCCACCACCAGgcg ATGAATCTTTTGGAGGTAGTAATAATACTGCAATTGTATCTTACAATCCTATGCAAAACAACAACTCAATTATGATGGCACAAACAAATTCTGGAAGTAATGTGGTTAATAATACTGTAATGGTACCACAAAAAAAGACACCTTCTATGGCAAAACCAAAGTGGCATGCACCATGGAAACTATACAGAGTTATTAGTGGTCACCTTGGTTGGGTAAGGTGTTGTGCTGTAGAGCCAGGAAATGAATGGTTTGCTACAGGTTCAGCGGATAGAGTAATTAAA ataTGGGACCTTGCAAGtggtaaattaaaagtttctttgaCTGGCCATATAAGTAGCGTTCGTGGACTTGCATTTTCTCAACGACatccatatttattttcttgtggAGAAGATCGACAAGTAAAGTGTTGGGATCTTGAATATAATAAG GTTATAAGGCATTATCATGGTCATTTATCAGCAGTGTATTCTATGGCATTGCATCCTAGTATAGATGTTTTAGTAACTGCAGGTAGAGATTCTACAGCGAGAGTATGGGACATGCGTACTAAAGCAAATGTTCATACCCTTGTTGGCCACACTAACACAGTTGCTAGTGTAATTTGTCAAATAGCTGAACCACAG ATCGTTACTGGAAGTCATGATTGTACCATAAGATTGTGGGATTTAGCTGCAGGAAAATCCAGAGCTACTTTGACAAATCATAAGAAAAGTGTAAGGGCTGTGACTTTCCACCCATCATT ATATATGTTCGCCTCAGCTTCTCCAGATAATATTAAGCAGTGGAAATGCCCAGAAGGaaagtttatacaaaatttatctGGTCATAATGCTATAGTTAATTGTTTAGCTGTTAATGCTGATGGTGTCTTAGTTTCTGGAGCAGATAACGGTACTATGCATCTTTGGGATTGGAGAACAGG GTATAATTTCCAACGTTTGCAAGCTCCAGTCCAACCTGGTTCAATGGATAGCGAAGCGGGAGTTTTTAGTATTACATTTGATATGTCGAGTACTCGAATGATTACGACAGAAGCAGATAAAACGATCAAAGTTTATAAAGAAGATGAGACTGCt ACTGAAGAAACGCATCCAGTAAATTGGAGACCAGATATaataaaacgaagaaaatattaa